The Populus nigra chromosome 4, ddPopNigr1.1, whole genome shotgun sequence genome contains the following window.
AACTCATACTAGAGCAGATTTAGAAAACAGTTTGGCAGACTCACGCTCTGGGGCACAACTTTATTCAGACAGCATACTGCAAAACAATCTATTCCAATTGATAAAGTTTTTCTTCAACTACTATAATCCTaaacaaatgataaattaaatccCTATAAAGCTACCTCAAGTCATCAAAATTCAGTTCCACTCCACAAATTGTAGAGATTTATAAGAATTTTACAGAACCGGtggaattgaagagaaatgaaACGAATTTCCCCTTCTAGCATGATTAATACTGATTACCAGAGCTACATCATGCTCTTTCGGGGTACAATTCACTCAGCTTACTTGCTGTTGGTGGTTGCCATACATAGGGTAAGCCCCATATGCCGCAGCATACGTGCTTGGATCATGAGGTGGTGGCAGAGCATATCCATAACCATCATAAACCTGCCCTCCATAGTATGCCCCATTCCAGGGACTGCTGAAATCTGCTCTATGCTGCCAAATCCCAACAATACCAACACAATAAACAAGCTTgaataccaaaaacaaaagggaaagaaaaaaaagagagcttaAAACAGAATATGAACTCATTAAACAGATGATTTCTAACAATAGTTGCTTTGGACATATAGTATAGAATATGACTTCAGAGAAAGTTGTAAAGATTCTCAGTTTTGATTAGGCTACAATTTCAATAGCTGTCAACACTTTCTTACAAAATATGTCAAAACATCCTTCAGATGTAAATAAACAGCTATCCtaccaaacttaaaaataaaaacagttcTGAGCAAGCTAATTACACTTGAACTCTATACTGcggactctttttttttttttttttccaaaaagtGTTCGTATTTATTCTAAACACATCCTATCCGGTAAGGTAATGAAAGAAAGATATGATGTAAGGTGGCTGTGGATAGAAAGGGAGGGAGAATCAATACCTGCTTATTTCCTGGATTGCGACCCCAAGAAAGACGCACAGTTTGCTTGCCAATTACTGTTCCATTCAACTTCTGCAATGCTTCTTCCGCATTATTCCTGACAATTGAAGTTAGATAGAGAATCATGTAGTAACTCTGTAATGAAGGAATAACCAACCAATACATTATTATTCACATATTGTTAAGGCAAAGCAGAGTTATAGCCACAAAGTTTTACCTGTTGGCAAATTGTACAAACCCACATCCTTTACTGACTGGTATTTTAACGGACACTATCTCACCATACTGAGAGAAAGGCTGCTTGAGATCTTCATCAGTGACATTAGGGTCAAGCCCTCCAACAAATATCTACACAACATAGtctattcaaagaaaaaacaggggCATCCTAAAGATTAAAACTGCACAAAGACGCTGGAAATCTCACTGTTGCATTGATGGAATCGCCATCCGATTGGAAGCCTTTGGAAGAAGCACCATTTGATCCATATCCGCCTAAAAATAAGACAAGAAGAGTTCAATATGATAAAGATTCAAAGAAAGAACTTGTATGATAAAGATTCAAAGAAAGAACAGTAATCTAATACCTTGTTGCTGATATCCAGAGGACTTCCTGGGGGTTGCAGCACCAATACGCATAGGCCTGCTCGAACAATATACACCATTCATTTCAGTCATTGCCTGTGTTCTTTCAGTATCATCTCCAAACCTCACAAAACCATAACCTTTTGAACGACCAGTATTGGCATCAAATACAACTTTTGCAGATTTAACAGACTGATATTTGCTCGCAAAAGTTTCTTGCAATAAACTATCAGTAACATCTGCAGCTAAGTCTCctacaaaaatagaaagatcAGGAGTATTATCTGATCGCTTGTCACCCGTGCTAAATGTTGCCCAATTGAGGCGGAAAGGCTGTTCTGTGTTAGGCATCAGAATGCCACCATAGTTCTGTAGAACTTTCTCAGCTGTGGCATGTGTAAAAAATTCCACAAACCCATAGCCCTCGGACAAACCTGTCTGCTTACTGCGAATAATCTTGATAGAAGCAATCTGTCAATATACAACACTGGTTGTCAGACACGAAAGAGCACAGTCACCAAACtgcaaaaacaatttctttcaGTAAAATTATAAAGGACAATCATTCCTTTGCCTACCAGTACATTAATGCATTGCATTGCATTACATTAACAAGTACAATAAGAATATCCACGTTAAAAGCACTAGCTCCTTGTATAAGCTAAATGCATGTTATCAAATATAAGTAGCAAAGTTTATGCCTTCAATAGTTATCTTACAAATACGTGATTTCGACACCACAAATTCTATCATCATCAATATTCTGTGCATGGATCCACGTTTCAGTGATTCTTATTTGTTAGTGTTAGAATATCATTTTCGAACAAGTTCTTAAGTTACAAAACACCACCAACGCTTTACATGCCATTCCCTACATGCTCTTCAAACTTTCAGGTATATTTAATACAACGATTTCTTCTTTGTATTCCTCAAACaatattgaaattaatgaaaacaaTCATCTAACATgcgcatttaaaaaaaaattaaaaatgaattttgatatatatgtacggaaaatacaaaaatatttcatatccATACCTCGCCAGTAGAAGCAAAGCAGGTATGTAAATAATTTTCATCCATCCAGTGATGCAAGTCACCAATCCATATAGTTTTATTATCTCCACTGGATCCTTCTCTTTGCTGCTGCTGATGCTGCTGTACATGCGGGAGATGGTGGTGATGCTGGTACTGATGGTACGCAGTAGCAGCCATGTAGTGTTGTGGAGGCGGCATTCCATAATGTTGAGGCGGCATGTGCTGCATTACCATAGCCGCCGCCGGGTACTGCATAGGCATCCACTGTTGTTGTTGCGGTGGAGGCGGCGGTTGTTGTCCTTGCTGCTGCTGCCGTTTATTCTGCTCTTGTTGTGGCTGTGAGTCGGAACCGCTGGATTGCATCTTTCTATTGGATAAAAATGGCGTAAGAATAgatctaatatttatttttctctctttataaattaaattgtagaaaaagaaatagGTTTTTATGAGCTGAAAGGAAACGAATCTGAAGTTTTAGAGAGAGACGGTCAGGGTCTGGGAGAGGAGAGGATTTGTGAGTgtcaacttctttttcttttcttttcttttatcaggATGGAGTTGGAAACGCGGTTATGTTTAAGGCCGTCGGATTGAGGGGTGGCTTCTGATCACAGCCGTTGATTCTGATAAAACCAGGGGATATGCATGTGATACTGTTTTGGTTTTTGGCTGCCCTCATGGATCCGCCGCCAGCTGcctttgctttgcttttttgGGTACTGTAGGGATATTTTCAGTTGtttttatattggttttggatttattttgggTGTTTTTGGAGTGTggtgtttttttgaatttttttattttgaattttttttgttattttttaattattttattaaaaataaactttaaaaaataaaaaaaatattatttacatataGCATTTTTAACAGCAGATGTAAAtacattttattgtttttttatttttttatatattataacttCTGTGAGTCACCGACTGCCATTCGGAAAATATTCCTTATTGCTGCAAACCAGGATTCATTGGACAATGAAGTGAAAACGAAACGCCGAGTTTTGATAGTGACATCGTttcaaatttagaattttttaaaaccattaatTAGAGAggtgaaaagggaaaaaaattactaaagattttttattttttttgaattcgagGAAACTCCATCCCATCCCACCTCCTGAAAAGTGTACTTTATGAGTTCAGGTGAGCGAGTAAAACCCCGACTTTCTTAGACTCTTATAAGAGGTGCATTTCTTGACTCGAATTCAAGACTTATTATGCAGATTTCAAACCTTTTATCATTATGCCATGTTTTTTGGGGATTTCTTTTCAATACAAAACTAGATTTGTTGCTTGTTTTGTTgcggatcaaataaaaaaataaaaaaaattaagttccgagttattaatttaattagtaatttaaataacataacaataataaataatttgacaaaaaaatcagcttaaaaaaattaaatataattgaatcttttaaacttaatctaatatataaaaCTTGTAACTTGTTAAATAAATGAATTCGGATTCAATAAGAATTATGAAATcatttaagaatattaaaaaaaaaaacttgaaaaaaaaaggaggaaaaaacctctcctctcctctcctctctcctgTCCTGCTACTATTGGACGATGATGAGGTTTATTCTCTGCTTAGTGGGCTGCAAGGCTGTAACTAAGTAATACACTCCGCCCAAATTATCTAAGGATAATGGGCTACagcttttttctttcaactgtTACCGGCTACTAATTAATTCCAACGATAGCTGTCTCTACACGTGGCATATTCGACCACATTCATCCCGCTCCTTTAGCCCTACAGTAACATGCCACGACTACTTTAGACGTATTATCCAATACATTCCATGGAAAATCAAAGATATGTGAAGTGCATAAATAGCAAGTTTGTTCTCCatttctcaatttatttctcttcttcctctcaaCGGTATTTTTATATACAGACGCATGAATGgtttatttacaaataaatctATGAATGAGGTAGAAATGTACGATATACAAGACTAgtgtacaattttttttttaaaaaatttcggGACCAAAAACCTAGAACTTTCTTGTGATGATGGTTAGAGAACAAATTGAACATCTGTATGCTGCATCCTGTCAGGTCCCAAAGCTTCATCTCATGGTTGTCAAACTCGcgagttgactcgtaaaatcgtacgattttacgagtcaactcaGGTATATCGTGTCAAATCGGGTAGAAAACTCGAAAATTAGTAAACTCGGTCAAACTCAGTCAAACTCGGTTAAAATCGGTCAAACTCGGTAAACTCGGTAAACTCGGTCCGAGTTTACCGAgtttaacaaaattatcaaaaactaTGGAATCTTCTCACTGTTCTCAGTCCTCTCCTCTCCATCCCGTTAGTCTCACAAAAATccccccttttccttttccctttccccAAATCAACCCTAGCAGAAGCAGATCTCACATTCTTTTATTCTCAAATCTTAAACCCAGCAGAAGCCAACACCTTccactctctttctctcaaaacccccattttttttctttatttcgtTTGCCTTTGATCTGATTGTCTCCGCCTCTCCGGTCTCCAGTTTCCAGTCTCCACTCCTCTGCTTTGTTTGCTGGATTCTTTCATTAGTGGTCAGGTTTGCTTGTTGGATTCTCTCCTTCTCTATCATGTTTTATTATACAAAAGAGGGCCATCAATCTTATCTCATTTTTTGGTGATTTGGcagttaaataatattgaacTTGCTGTTAATCTTGCAACTGGTGCTGAAAATCTTCCAGGTAAacacattattttttgttaatcttttcttcttcctcctcatcCATGGCGATGAAGTGTCTGATATAGAAAAAGACTTGAGTGCCTGTCATATTAACATTTGCTCATTTGCTGAATCATAAGATCTTTTCTCTTTTGTAATTTCGCATGCCTTATTAACTGTGCTGACAAGTCTtgtatgtgtgtatatatatatattgccatATTGGGTTTTTGCAATCTTTGAATGTTTGTGTCCTAATCTGATAGACGGTACCAAAGATGTTGCTTTCAAATGGTTGCTTTCAGTTTctggttttcataattttaattgtcCAAGATCCTTTGTAAATATCTAATGGTTTCggcaaataattaaaatgtataaATGAATCCTCTAAGCTCTAACAGGAGTGATCCCGTGATAGAATTTGAATGAATCCTGAAGCCAACCACTTTGGACAGCTAGGAATTTTAGAGTATCTTGTTAACTATTGGCGAAAACAATGTGGAGATTGCTACAATGCTGCTACATCATATATAGCTCCAAAAcccatctttctttttattgcaaTTCCCACCAGAAGGGCAGAGCATGAAATGAATGAGCAGAGCATGAAATGAATGCTTAATACTGTCCTGAATTTTGGTTGCTTTCTACTGTATTTTTCGAACCCATGCTTCCTATATTAGCATATCTAAGATGAAGAAACATACTCCACAACTTGTGATTATTGGAATTCATATTATCTTAGTCAAACTGGAGTTTCACGTTGCAAGATCATTGCTTGTTTTGTCAGTGAAGCAAGCTCTACCATTCTCTTTAAAAgctctttttatttctctaataTTTGCAAAAGGGCAGAGCATGATCTAATGGTCTCTGTATGTGTTGCTTTAGCTTTCGGTATTCCCTGGAAAGTctgataaataatgagataaaAGAACAACTTATGACGGTATTGttgtttaaaaaatctaatgaacaaaattcatatttatCTCCTGGTAGACTACATTttgcttataattttaaaatagtttcattttagttcatttaaaaaatctatttgttGCCATGTtggtttttatgttatattttattcaattttcagCATTATACATCCGAATTGGTGTATATATTGATTCTTGAACTGCTGGATACATGTCGAGAAAGATCAAAGCAATGAGGTCATGTTTAGTTTATATAACACACCaacaaattatttgttttaagtttgttaatttttagttaatgaaaTTCTATGGACAtaattgtattgtatttttaagttatttaaatcatgtatgaatttttatttgaatcatgtattttaagtgtttggatatttgtattgtttattagtttatttcacttttacttacgattttacgattttacgatccgtttttacgatccgagtttggTTTACATGTTCCGTGCCgtgttaaaatcacgattttaacaaccttgcttCATCTCTACAGTTAGTAATCCAACCAACAGCCCATCAAAGTTGGAATCGGTCTCTctcttcaaaatcaaattttgtatCCCGCAGCTTCCTTGAAATCTAATCATCGCTAATATCAAGTCCCAGTGTTCAAAGTTCGGTGTGGCTATTGACAACAATTTCACGGTGAACATCTCTTCATCTTCATGAGTAACGGGTCTTCAGCTTCTGTAAGAATTTTAATGTCTCGGTATACGAAGGATCAGTGCGGCACACTGGCTTGCATGAATTTATGTGATCTGTCGACTCTAGAACCTGTTTCAGTGTTTTTGATAAAAGAGTCAATCGCAAAATTCTACAGAAGTCTAACACGTATAGCATTTTGACAGCATGTTTTGGCCTCTGAAAAAGGCTAGAGCTAGGAAGCttcagagaaaaaagaagaagcatttgAGCTTCCAAGTACGTAGTCATAAAATATGCAATGGTTTGGTAAAACCAGCCCCAACCCTTCCAGAAGTCATAGAATCCAATAAACTCATCCACCATCTTAAAAGGTATAAAGTAGAAGGTGAAAGAAAAGTTTCCAGATCACACGTAGAATAAGTTCACCAAATCCAGGGTAAGCTGATTCGATTGGCACAATTTCCATCCTCCAGGCCCATCCTCCATACCCCTCAACA
Protein-coding sequences here:
- the LOC133691116 gene encoding polyadenylate-binding protein RBP47-like, encoding MQSSGSDSQPQQEQNKRQQQQGQQPPPPPQQQQWMPMQYPAAAMVMQHMPPQHYGMPPPQHYMAATAYHQYQHHHHLPHVQQHQQQQREGSSGDNKTIWIGDLHHWMDENYLHTCFASTGEIASIKIIRSKQTGLSEGYGFVEFFTHATAEKVLQNYGGILMPNTEQPFRLNWATFSTGDKRSDNTPDLSIFVGDLAADVTDSLLQETFASKYQSVKSAKVVFDANTGRSKGYGFVRFGDDTERTQAMTEMNGVYCSSRPMRIGAATPRKSSGYQQQGGYGSNGASSKGFQSDGDSINATIFVGGLDPNVTDEDLKQPFSQYGEIVSVKIPVSKGCGFVQFANRNNAEEALQKLNGTVIGKQTVRLSWGRNPGNKQHRADFSSPWNGAYYGGQVYDGYGYALPPPHDPSTYAAAYGAYPMYGNHQQQVS